In one window of Pseudomonas chlororaphis subsp. chlororaphis DNA:
- a CDS encoding M18 family aminopeptidase, which translates to MREELNQGLIDFLKASPTPFHATASLVQRLEAAGYQRLDEREPWTTEANGRYYVTRNDSSIVAVKLGRHSPLQGGIRMVGAHTDSPCLRVKPQPELQRQGFWQLGVEVYGGALLAPWFDRDLSLAGRVTFRRDGRVESQLIDFKAPIAIIPNLAIHLNREANQGWAINAQTELPPILAQFAGDERVDFRAVLTDQLAREHGLNADVVLDYELSFYDTQSPAVIGLHGDFIAGARLDNLLSCYAGLQALLNADTEETCVLVCNDHEEVGSCSACGADGPMLEQTLRRLLPEGDEFVRTIQKSLLVSADNAHGVHPNYADKHDANHGPKLNAGPVIKVNSNQRYATNSETAGFFRHLCMAEEVPVQSFVVRSDMGCGSTIGPITASHLGVRTVDIGLPTFAMHSIRELCGSHDLAHLVKVLSAFYASRDLP; encoded by the coding sequence ATGCGCGAAGAGTTGAACCAGGGCCTGATCGACTTCCTCAAGGCCTCCCCTACCCCTTTCCATGCAACCGCCAGCCTCGTACAACGCCTGGAGGCCGCGGGCTACCAGCGTCTCGACGAGCGCGAGCCGTGGACCACCGAAGCCAACGGTCGCTACTACGTCACCCGCAATGACTCCTCCATCGTGGCCGTCAAGCTGGGGCGGCACTCGCCTCTGCAAGGCGGGATCCGCATGGTCGGCGCGCACACCGACAGCCCGTGCCTGCGGGTCAAGCCGCAACCTGAGCTGCAACGCCAGGGCTTCTGGCAACTGGGCGTGGAAGTCTATGGCGGCGCCCTGCTGGCGCCCTGGTTCGACCGCGACCTGTCGTTGGCCGGCCGCGTCACCTTCCGCCGCGACGGCAGGGTTGAAAGCCAGCTGATCGACTTCAAGGCGCCCATCGCGATCATCCCCAACCTGGCGATTCACCTTAATCGCGAAGCCAACCAGGGCTGGGCCATCAATGCCCAGACCGAGTTGCCGCCGATCCTCGCGCAATTCGCCGGCGACGAGCGGGTCGACTTCCGCGCGGTGCTGACCGACCAGCTGGCCCGCGAACACGGCCTGAACGCCGATGTGGTGCTCGATTACGAGCTGAGCTTCTACGACACCCAAAGCCCGGCGGTGATCGGCCTGCACGGCGACTTCATCGCCGGCGCGCGCCTGGACAACCTGCTGTCCTGCTACGCCGGCCTGCAAGCCTTGCTCAACGCCGACACCGAGGAAACCTGCGTGCTGGTCTGCAACGACCACGAAGAAGTCGGCTCCTGCTCGGCCTGTGGCGCCGACGGCCCGATGCTCGAACAGACCCTGCGCCGCCTGCTGCCCGAAGGCGACGAATTCGTGCGTACCATCCAGAAGTCGCTGCTGGTCTCGGCCGACAACGCCCACGGCGTGCACCCCAACTACGCCGACAAGCACGATGCCAACCACGGCCCGAAACTCAACGCCGGCCCGGTGATCAAGGTCAACAGCAACCAGCGCTACGCCACCAACAGCGAAACCGCCGGTTTCTTCCGCCACCTGTGCATGGCCGAGGAAGTGCCGGTGCAAAGCTTCGTGGTGCGCAGCGACATGGGTTGTGGCTCGACCATCGGCCCGATCACCGCCAGCCACCTGGGCGTGCGCACCGTGGATATCGGCCTGCCGACTTTCGCCATGCACTCGATCCGCGAACTGTGCGGCAGCCACGACCTGGCCCATCTGGTGAAGGTCTTGAGCGCGTTCTACGCCAGCCGCGATCTGCCGTAA